AAGTAACAAAAGAGATTGGCGACAGAAGATGACATCATATCATGGCAATTACAAATGAGCTGGACTTTTGGTATTGATAGTAAATCCACCAGAATGCATTTTAGTTAATTCCCTTCACATGTGGGCCAAGATTACTCATAGCCCTTTAAGTtgggaggactttttttttttttttttttaatgaaagagCCCCACCAGTACTATGTGTGTGGGGATCCCTGTTTGATTTCGTGGGCAAggagggagggcggggggggggagccCACACAAAGAGTAGCAATCACACTGGAGATCCTGCATGTAACCATGGAAGCGTTTTGTCTCTGTCGTCAATGGGCTCGCCGGCCATTCATTTACTGATCGCGTTGAATCAATATTTAGGCCTTTCAGTGTTATTAGCTGCTACTGGGAGGAGACGCGATGACCGGGTGGGGGGGCGTTTGGCACACTGCGACATAAAATTAGCACCGCGTCACTTTTAATTGTGTTCCTATAGTGTCGTTGTCTTATAATGTGACTGCTCGATCTGTCTGGCTTGATTGAGGTGAGGAGTGACGGACTCTATGTTTTCCGCTCTATTCATTATTAACCACactataaaaaatacaaacttgATATAGGTTTGGACATATTGAGCCCGGGCGAGATGAAGTGATAACTTTTCTTTTaggaggaaataaaagcaaCTTACCTGCCCACTCCAAGTCCATGATTAATTAACGAGACGTCCTGACGCTTGAGGAAAACATGGATCAATACTCCTCCTTTCCTCTAATGGTGTTTAAAGGTCCGTTATCCCTTCCGATGCGGCGGTGGTGGGATCCAAGGTAGTAACGTGAGGTGGTACTCCATCTAAATAACGgggactgtggcgagtcaaagtaATGGTTCTCCTCACGCTCGCTCCACCGGTGTGCTGCACACATGTGAGTGAAGCGCACCAGCTACGCACACGGGAGCGCGCACGATGACCCGGTCCAAAAGATTAGCGAGCTGTTGCGCGTGCACGTCCAGATCGTGTAGAAGTGGCTGAAGCTAATGAGACACGATGTTAAATTTAATCCCCCCACGGGTTCATCTGTTCAAATGTTTTTGGAGGCCAACAGCACCACCGTGCGAGGCAAACGCGCACTCGTCACTGTAGTTGTTACGATTAAACTTGGAAATTAGTAAATATATATGTAACCAGAGGGAACGGATGTCTTTGACACTGACGCATTTCACCCCACAAAATTGAGATTTTCTATTGAATTTGATATTCTTTGTCGTAAGGGGGTGTTCACAGCAACAGGCGGTTCAAACATTTGGGCGTAATTTGCATTTGACGTCCAAATAGTGGACATTTATTTAGAAACATTGACAAACTGAACATATTTTAAATTATTGAcaggtttttttctcaatcGATATCATTAAATGTAGGAGTCGGGGCATTTCGACAGTTGGTGGCAGTACAGGGCAAATAGACTTTTCTGCTTACTTCATATTCCACACATGTAAAATTAATTACACCCGGGTTTAGACTATAGTGGGGGTACACATTCAACATATTTTTTGCAAAGTAAATTTcgaatatatagatatagaataaataaaaaacctgAGACGCGTCTCTGACGCTTTGAACGTCATGACGTCATGGTTTGTGTTGACGTGGCCGTGAGCGGCGGTAGCAGCGCAACAGTAGCTAGCATGTGTCGAAGGTATGCAAGGGAAAGGTGAGATTGAGGATTATCACTCGTAATCATGGATTTAACCGACTGATCGGTGTTCACGTATTCAGGTTAAAGTAACTGTTTACGTCCCTCAAATACGCCACTCTAAACTCGATTGCTGATCGATTAAATTGTGGTAACCTCGCAGCTTTGTCACGGTAGTAGACGCTTGTTAGCATTAGCTTAATCTCAATATGGTGTTTTAGTTTGCCTGAATTCTTGACATATGTGATCTTAAAGGTGTTTGCACCTTTATTGCAGGACTAACATTACAATCATTGTAAGTTATCGCATACAACCGCCGCATATTGAAGTTAAATAACTATAGTGATTAGCATTGGACATGTTGGTCTTATTGTACACATTGTGTGAATTGAAGCCACGATCTGTCATGTTTTTGTCAAATCCCACATGTCCTTGTTCGAACAAAAAGTTACGCAGTCTAATAAAACGTCCACGTCCTAGACACTGAGACCGATAATTGCGTGTTACGTAAGAAGAAAGGCCCATGAGATCGTACCTTTAAGCCTTTTGTCTTTGACGTGGCACATTATATAATTTCATTTATGTCATGTTGGAAATGTTTCATAGTAGTACTGACTGAGGTGTTAACTCTTAATTTATGCTTCCTTTCCCCATTGCAGTGAAAATGACTAGTCGAGGTCAGCACTATGGCTTCCAGTCGGCCACGGTGGTTCAACCCTCCAATGGAGGTCACGCCTACCTGTTTGGGACCACCGGTTCCGAGAATGAACAGTCCGAGGAGGATGGCGAGAGCTACGAGCTGCGGCCGCGTGGCAGGGAGAGGAATCGGAGGAGCACCTCCAAGGAGAGGATGGATGACATTGTCTACCTGACCAGAGACATCCAggagggggacaccctgaacagcATCGCCTTGCAATATCATTGCTCAGTAAGTTTGTGCTTACACTTGAATAAACATGCATTTACAAATCATTCTTTGTGATTACATTGAAATCAATATATCCCTAAAATTCTGCCATGACTGAAGTTTCACCGACTTGTACGTACACTTTTTTTGTAGTTTGCTTTTTGAACTAAGCAAGTCATTCACATCTTTTAAGGTCAATTCCACTCTTTCGGAAACACATCTTAACATTTGTTATGTCAAACTTGACATGAATAAATAGCTATAAAATATCCAAGTGAGTGTGGACAGCTGTAAGGACGACGCATCTGAATTCAATTGTGCTGTTGAGTTAAGTAGTTGTCCAATGGCTATCCAGCAATCAGTTCACTCACACAatccttatttattttttgcaaagtCTTAGTCTACCAAATCATAATAAATGATTATCTAGTTGATCAATGGACCATGATGTGTCATGTGGCATAAGAACGTGACTgtagtgcgtgtgcgtgtttgaaTCGCTATCATGCAAGTGGTTATAATTGGCTGACACCATCTCACGTGCCAACTCAATCGCACTAATCTGAACTGAGCAATGCTTAAAAAATCCAAACAGTGCACGTTGAGATGACATCACTGCGTCTATGGTGTATAACTCGATGTGCTTCCCGCATAACCACATACCACCTGCCTTATACAATCTCAACAGTACACCTCGAGCTGACGTCTCAAAATGATCAAGTCATAGCTAATAAAGTTATGCACTTCCCACATAACGACATTCCTGGCAGATGTTCGTCAAGTCATATCTGCTGTtaggttattttattttaacgaAGCAGATCTCACCGGAGCTCTTCTCTTGCTTTTAGGTGGCCGACTTAAAGCGCTCAAACAACCTCCTGACCGAGCAAGACTTTTTCGCCCTGCGATCTGTGAAGATCCCCGTCAAGCGCTTCAGCATGCTGACGGAAACTCACAACACTGGACCCCACAAACCCGCCTCTCCCGCCGAATCCCGACGCCCGACCCAGATCTCGGCCGGCACCGCCCTCCATATCGAGTCCTCTACGGACTCCTCCTCCACGGACAGCGTGGAAGGCTTTCTCATGGAAAAGGACAAGGACATTGAGCAACTAGTGAAATCCACGGGGCCGTCCAGGAGCGGCCTCAACGAGGTCGTGTCCTCGTTGACGCTCCAGATGAAGCCGGGGAAAACAGAGTACAAACTGACGGCAAAAAAGGACCCTTATTACGGAGCCGACTGGGGCATGAGGTGGTGGACGGCGGTGGTCATCATGCTGGTGGTCGGCATCATCACGCCCGTTTTCTACCTACTGTACTATGAAGTTCTAATGAAAGCTGAAGCGGGCCACCACGAGAGCGCCGCAGATGTTCAAGGCCACGTGCTTTACACACACGACCACGATCACGTTCACCTAGATCGAAGTCACGCTGGAGCCGGAGCCTCGCAAAATGCTGGAGACGTGCCTCACCAAGCCCCGCAAGGACTCAAATTAAACAGCGCACCGCGCGGAAAGACATGACCAAAGTGATTTTCACTATGACACAGTGCAATCTTGAGCGGGAAAGTCACTTTTATACGTTTATTAATTTAACTGACCTGGATTTAAACGTTTCCATGCTGCTGCCTTGTCGTCTTTTCAAGTACCGACAACCACGTACATTTCCGCGACACTGAAAAGTTTGAATTTAGCATCGACACCCAATTTCAAACAGTTCCCCGTTGTCTTAACGTGTGACAAGCTTTTGTCAGCCTACAGTTTAGCCAATGGCCAGGCCTCTTTTTGGTTACCTTGACGACCAGGGGCTAAGTCTGAGCCTTGCAACAACATTGGCTTTTATGTGTGGGAGCAGATCCCAGAgtggagcaaaaaaagggagtgcCTGGAGAGACCATCAAAGTATTTTCATTCATAAATACAGATCTTCACCGCGTTTGTGAATGAACAGCTTCAATGAATTTTCCAATCGTACGTTTGTTCAATGCCGCATAATACATCAGTTGGCAAAAAATGATTATGGGAAATTTAGATTTAATTTCAGGACTATTAAGCCAATTGTACACTAATAGTATTAAAAAATCTTAAATTACCTTTCTAGATGTCTTCACCTTTAGATGGCTTGAAGAGTactgcgttaaaaaaaaaaaaaaaaaagaaattccaaGTTGCACAAAGTTCCCACATTGaggacatgtttttattttttttgtttcaagccCTTTTACTTCACCACTTGTGTATATTATGGAAAAGCATTTTCTGTTGACAGTATGTGCCTTTCAACCTGTGTAAATGTGCTTACAGGCtggagaataaaataaatatattttcaaacATTGCCAGCGTGCATACACTTTGGCATTCCTTATTTACACTGctctttaaattattattttttcataatTGTAAACAAAATTCTGGGATCCATAATGAAAAGTAAGGTGAGAGTCAATATGTTGCTTCACCATCCATATTGTCGTCACTGCCTGCGCCAAAGTCTTCGCCGTTGTCAAAATAGCTTTCGATGTAGTCATTGTCCTACAAAAGAAACAAATCTTCATTTATTGTTTTCTGACCAGAAGGAACATTTTGAAATAACTTACCTcaacttcttcttcttcgtattcttcttcttcaatGTCCTCACCATCTTCATTTTCGTTGTCCTTTGGTTTCTCCTCATCTGATTTGGCACCGTCATCTTTCTTTTCCAGCTCCTGATGTGGTGACAAAACCAGTTAACACCAAGCAACTtgtcattttaaccccaaaaaaaataaaacacgagAAAGACTACTCACATCCAATTTGGTCAAGACCTCTGCTGCAGCTTTGCTGGATATCTTCACGCTTTTCTTTTTAGCAACTGTTAAATTTAACCAAGCTaaatttctttttcaaatcctgGCCAAGTTACTACCTTTTATTTGAACTAGTCATTTGTACTGTCGTTTAAAAAAACTACCTGCTTTCACCCTGGTTTTCTTCTGGGGCATCAATTCCTTTGGGAAGATATTCCAATCTTAACATGAAGCATACAAATGATTAACATATATTGTCTTATTCCTGCCAtaggatattaaaaaaataaataaacctgGTGTCCATTCGTCGTCATTTATCAGTTTCTGCTTCAAGTACCTCTCAGTGTATTTCTCCACATCTATTTGGAGCAAACATGATAGGCTGAATTCTTGCCGCAGGCACATTTTTTCATAGTTGGCTCATATCTCTTTGAAATCAGGTTTCAAAAGCACTTACCCAACTTATTGGAATGAAACTTGATGTTGTGAGGCTTCCGTTGCATAGTTCCTCTCATCTCCTGTTTGAGAGCCAGCATGTAGTCCTCATCCTCGCCAACCTTCAGGGGGACTGGCTTGAAGTCTGTGGGCTACAAAGAGAATGCAATTCTTTCCATTTTAATGTTGAAGTCCACAATAAGTCCAGGGAGATTTTGGTCAGATCAATTCCTAATGATACTTTAGTGAGACTCGAAAAGATggaagtgtgtgtgcacgtgtaggGAAGACTTACTGGAAAGAGTGGATGGGGCCCCACCCTGGCTTCTGGCATGTTGCCCCTGCCAATGCCCAGTGCGTCAATGTTGAAGGTGAACGCACCCACCCCACGACCCTTCCCCGCCATGGCTGTAAACCACCACTACACCTGCAACACACACATGGATGACGTCATCTTGCAACAAGAGCAAAAATGTTACATACTTACCAAAGGGGCGTTAAGTGTTGTCAGGATAACCCACAAGTATAAGATCTTTAATTTTGAGATATAGTTTGCGATACGCGTCCACTTTAAGTGTGTACTTATACACTTTTagtcattaaattgacaaccGTAAGCTTTGCTAACACAGTAGCTGCCGGTGTCCGCATGTGCTCCACAAGCTTTATAAGTCTCCTCCCCATTGCGTAGCGTTACGTTATTTTTTTCAGCCAATAGGCGCCGGCGTGATTCTTCTTCTCTTCCGCATCTTCGTCCAATCACAGCGCTCTCGTCCTTCACGGGTGTGTCAGCGGCCGCGGCTTTAACGTCAATAAAAACATCTCACCTCTTCACTGAAGCTAGCAGCTTTCAAATCAAGGTGACAGCTCGATAGGTGCCTCATCCACGCGTGGAACGTGCATGAATTGGGATGTCCGCGACCGACTGGTACGCTCACAAGTCGCTCGGAGACGGTCTCTACTGGATCCAGGAACGGTTCTTCCAGTCGCCGAACCGGGCTAACATATGGCTGATACGAGGCTCCCACCAGGACCTGGTGATCGACACGGGACTCGGGCTGAGGAGCCTTCCGGATTACATCGATACCATGGGGCTGCTGGGCAAGGACCCTCAGCGGAAGAACCCGCTGCTGGCCATCGTCACCCACGCCCACTTCGACCACTCGGGCGGCCTGCATCAGTTCCAACAGGTGGGCGTCCACAGCGCTGAGGTGGAGGCGCTGGTCAACGGGGACAACTACGAGACGGTCACCTGGCTCCGTGACCATGAGATCACTGAACTTCCTAGTCCCGGCTGGAGGGCCAGGCAATATAGAGTCAAGGCCGTGCAGCCCACGCACATCTTGCAAGAAGGTAAGAGTGGCTCTCGAGCAGGGACTGGTGGATGCTATTTCTTCATCCTTTGGCACGACTGAGCTGGCTGGCGCCTCTTCCAGCAAATTTTGGGCGAGGAACACGCtaaactggttgccagtcaatttGCATTTCATTGTTCGATACGTCCACTTCGACAACCACACCTTCACATTCCCAGGAGCTATCAAAGTCTTCAAAAACCTGCCAAAAGTTTCCTTCATATCAACAATAAATGCCCTGGCAACTAAGAAATATAATGGAGCCATTATTATGGTTCCTACCCTTTCTTTAAAAGCGTTACGGTCGATGAAAATCCTATTACACGTCTAATAGATGCACTACGAAAGTACAGGAGTGTCTTCACTTCCTCTGGCAGAAAATAAACAGCATTCATTCCCGTGAAGGCTTTGTGTTCAGGTGCAAAGAGGCCAACCAAGATGGGTCAtttagacccacacacacacacacaggcaggttctgctgtgTCAGAATACTGCAGTGCAGCTGgaccgatgtgtgtgtgtgtgtgtgtgtgtgtgtgtgtgccagttgGACATCTCACCTCGTGACTTAACCATATAGCAGAGAAACAATCAATTTGGTCTCCTGTGTAGGTGACGTCATCAACCTGGGCGACAGGCAGCTGACGGTACTTCACATGCCAGGCCACTCCCGGGGCAGCATCTGCCTCCACGACGGCGACAACAAGCTGCTGTTCAGCGGCGACGTGGTGTACGACGGTTCCATGATCGACTGGCTGCCCTACAGTCAGGTCGGCGATTACATCAGCAGCTGCGAGCGCCTCATAGGCCTGGTGGACAGCGAACAGGTaacacatttcaaaatgaaCTTTGGACATCTAATGAAAAAATAGCTCCACCACACCATGGAGACTTCTCTTGAAACGCTTTGAAAATTCCCAAAACGATCAGGTGGATCAAGTCCTGCCGGGTCACTACAACACCTTCGGTGCCAAACGCCTCCACCGCATCGCCAGCTCGTACATCAGCAGAGCGGGAACGTGCAACGGGAAGCTGTACACTTGGGCCTGGAAGACGGCGTCCACCGTGGCGCTCGGGGTGACCCACCCGCGCCGCAGCTGCTGATtggacgcacacatgcacagaacATTCCTTCGATAATGGTTGCCAAACGTAGATGttgccattggatcacatgaatGAAACGAAATGATGCTCTGATGATTTCAATATGTTTTGCCTGGGGTTAATATACCGTAACttgttgtatgttttttttttaatgtatgtatTGCACATGAGAAGTTTTAATAGCACAAGCACTGAGGTATTGAAGCAACGTCAAGATGGCCGTAGTACTTGTCTATGCATACAAGACACATCTGCTACCTCCCATGTTCGTAACAGTGCTTTATACTATTGAAGGCTCGGCTGAAAATAAAGCCTCCGACCTGTACTTTCTTTTTTGCCCCATTATTTACATACTTTTCATCTCCCCCAGTCGCTGTCGATTCAGGGTTAACTCGTTTGTAGAGGTCTAATGAAGAAAAATTGGTTGAATTAAACCAActgagaaaaatgaaatttaaaataatATACATTTCAGatgtcagacatttttttttgggggggggataaaGCTTTGCTAGTAGATAATATACAATACCAACAAGAAAAATGAAACTAAATCGATAaaccattttattattattaattttctaTTCACACATTTCTCATGTCTCCTTTGATGGCGTACATGCAGAAACACAAAGGCTGCAAATCATCCACAACGATGGAACACAAAGATCGAGCAGGGAATCTTATTGGTGAATTTATACAAATTTAAGAACAGTAACAAATGCCGCTTACAAGCATttgacaattttattttcagtaaAAAGGGGAAAATGGATGTCTGAGCTGAACTGATAAAGAATGCTTCAATAACAATCAATTTAGAACGTGGCTCTAATCCCCCTTCAGCAAATAAACAGAtttcctcatttgaaccatttgaaGCAATCACAGTAATGACCAGTGCACTTGAATTAAATTCGATTGAACAGTTTATGATAATCCAATCATCTCAAATTGTTGACATATAATTGCCAATTAATGAATAAAGGATCAAAATAGCAACGATACAACCTGGTGGAGTGACAGCAGATCATACTTGTGTGTGAATATTCTTAAATAACGACAGATCACAGTATTTGCAAGGGTGTCCAGACTTTTTCTTCCAAGGGCCGCATGCGGGAAAAATCCAACATGCTAAAACCAATCCAACCGTGTCGGTGAACACGATTAAGCGATTCTAAATCGCCTTTATATATTACTGTATTGTATACACATTTGGATTACACGAGAAATCTGCGCTAAAATGACCTTTGACAGAGGGTAGAAAGTGGATTAGCTGCTGTACCTGAATTATCTTTATCCTTGTAGTgttataaataaacattttgcgGACATGTGATTGGTGGAAAACAAGGAATGAGAGATGAATCAACTTCTTCTGCTCTGCCaccaagtttagaaaaaaaagtgcagtggtGCCCTTCCCGAGGCAAACGTTAGTTTTAGTATATTGTTTGACgtgggccgaaaatggcccctagACCGTAGTTTGGACACCTTAGCTTTAAAGGCCTTCCACCACATGCTCACTTGCAATGAAAGCATACATACCGGACACCTTTGTTAGAAAAACACTTAATTTAGTCCCGACAAAACTGCGAGTGAATGAACAGAGGAGAAGCTTCCAGTTTCAAACGGGGAAAGGTCGACAGGTGCTCCCAAGCAGCGTGAGCCCAAATGTCTCAAAGTAGCTCCCATTGATTGTCACGAGTCTCACTTCCTCGGCTTGAGGTCACACCTGACTTTGGAGCCAGTTGCGGGGGTCCAGTCTGGCCCTGAGGTTCCTGAGGCTGCGTCTGGCCGGCGAAGGCCGCGAGAAGGCGGCGCACTCGGACGTCTCTGGGCTGTGTCCGCCCTCGCTGTTGCTGGAGCTGCTGCTGGAGGTGGAGCCGGACAGCGCCGTCTGCGCACTGCGCTGGGACAGCGGCGAGCGGGACGAAGGGGGAGGCCGGCAGGTGTAGTGGAAGGCGCCCCCTCCTGCGTAGCCCCTCCCCCGTAGCGTGCTGAGCTTGGCATCCAGCGAGAGCGTGCGCGGCCGGTGACGGGACGGGGACGACAGGGAGAAGCCCGGCGAGGGCTCGGGCCAGCCGTGGTGGCGGGAGCACGGGCTGGTGCTGCAGTGGCTGTCGCTGTCTGACGTCAGGCTggcgttggaggatagcggagCCCGCGGGGGGCTGGTGGGGCTCCGGGTGAGGCGCTGGGGGTCCGCCAGGCGGGAGCTGCAAGGACGAGGGGGGCCGGCGCTTTTGGGGTGGTTCTCCTCAAAGAGGGACATCCAGGTGGGAGAGGTGCCCAGCTGGCTGCGCAGTGCCAACTCCTGCATCCTCCTGGCTAACATGTCCGACACGTTGCTGCCGAACTCGTCCGAAGACTCAATAACTGGAGAAGAGAGGCGAGGACGCCGTCATCGCTgaacttattttttttacaccttcTAAAAAAAGTTGACTTGAAGTGGACGACTTGCACCGGAAAATGAATTAATGTGACACTGCTGCTTTGGCTCGGTAGCATGTTGTGCTAATGGCTAATTCCGTGGTGACTATTTCTTCTTATTTTTGTTGGTGGAGCCATTTaattgattaaataaataaaaataaaaacttcttGCTtgactctcttttttttcccccttcatttATGTCCTATTTTTTCCATTCCTCTgcatttttaaaatgacaaaatggctCATTTGACATGATCACACAGGCTCCTCCTACTCCTGCTACGTCACCTGTCGTTGTAATAGGATGAGAGAAGTGCACGAATCTCGGCGGACACAGCATTGTCTTGCAGCAGAAGACCCTCACAGGAGGGAGCGGCAAGGGGGGCTGCCGGCAGTATTTAGGAACAGCCAAGAGGGGGCGACGGGGAGACAGAAAAGGATGGGGAAGTGGGTGGAGTTTGGCcaatgaaaacatgttggagggtcaaaagaaaaaggtcaaGGAGACAAAGGGAGTGAAgagcacacagggtcaaaaggaGCAGAGAAAATAGGACAGCGTGAGTCACAGTGTCAAGTCGGAGTGCGAAACAGAAAAGCAGATTGTTAAATTGAAGAGATCAGACGCACTTCAGCAGACACGGCACTACTTCATTTGCGATTACATGCAAACGTCGTACCCATTTCGTGGTAAAGGGAGCCCTGCTTCGGCGTGACGGGGGTTGGTTTCCGTGGCGACGGCTGTTCAATTTTCATCAAGTCATCACAGCACTGCTTCCACTGACCTGTGTGGTGGAAATGGAGACAGGGTTTCTTTTTCTTGATTTTTCTCCACAAGGGCTTGCCCTTGAGAAGGACACCATGATTGTTACGGCacagtttaaaaatgaaataatcagaGGAAGTTCTCACTCATGTCGTAGAAGTGCTGCCAGAAGGCCTCCATCCACCTGTGCGTCTCCTCGCGACTGTCCGTGGTGAGAATGTGTGTGACGTCTTCGCCGCCGTACTGGTTGCTGATGCAAACGTTCTGAGCTTTGCCCTGAGCGTCCTTCTCTGACACGCGTATCCTCGTCTCCTGAAGGCattgggaggggaaaaaaaaaaacatgcacaaaaTGACTCCCAATTTTCATCCAATTGCCCTTGAGGAATCCTTTTTCCAGATGCATTTAACaaagccactagatggcagtgttGCGCCGTTAATTTCCTCCCCTTCTGACAAAAGGTGAACTTTGTTATGGCTCAGCTGTATTCAAAGACAAGAAGCGTCTGGCATGAGTCACAATGGAAATTCTGAGATGCCCCGCCCCTCAGACATCCACGTCACACATGATTACTATATTTATCACAAATACAAGAACTGATGATCGGTATGAGTCATGAAGACTGTCAACAGTGTTGAAATGAATAACGTATTTTTGGGGTCACGTATTGTAAAGGGACAATGTGATGTTTGGTTTCGGACCTTGCTGATGGCGATGGTGAAAGCCGGGTCCACGCCACCGTCCTGGACGTCTTCTTGTCGTTGGTAGCAGGAGAGGCTGGTTCCTTTCAAGACCGCGTAGACTTTGGTCCAACTGGGAGGGCCGCCACCCAACTGcttttatgacaaaaaaaaggaacatgtTGACAGCAcacaaataaaagaaataagtaaataaaaatccttggccaaggcaaaaAGACTTGTTGACCTCAACGAGGGAGGTGAAGCTCGGACTGAACAGCAAAGAAAATTGAAAAGCCGACACAAAGGAGTACCATTTTGCTTCCAACTTACCGACACTTTTAAAGGTCCGCTCATCATCTGCTGGGTCATACACTGAGGCTGGGCTGCAAGGCGGCAACACACGCTTCCATAGAGAGGCAGCCAGTACGAGCACTCTTCTACACACGGGCAGAAATGCACAGCGTTAAATTCCGCCCACAAACAATGCCGCCATTAAGACAAAACTGGAGGTGCAGAGGTGTAAAAGAGTGGCAGCTGCAGGTTCTGTGGCACCAATGAACATTTTACAGGACAGCTGAAGAGTAAAAACAACGGGCACCCTTGTTATCACTTCAGCTTTACACCATAGTCACCTCTCTGGAGCAGCCTATATTGCTGCGACCTTGACTATGGCGGTCTGTCAGGGAGTAGGGGAAggacagggaggggagggggggagtgatGCACAGCAAAATGATG
This portion of the Syngnathus scovelli strain Florida chromosome 3, RoL_Ssco_1.2, whole genome shotgun sequence genome encodes:
- the rtkna gene encoding rhotekin isoform X2, which gives rise to MFCRNQTTRATVARGSALEMEIRRGKYRKSLYVNTTQDSDIQKKIDHEIRMRDGACKLLAACSQRDQSLEAAKSLQTCSTRIMAYMSELQKMKEAQVMQKATRRSSDAGPMDDRLPCKGKVAISDLRIPLMWKDTEYFKNKGELHRCAVFCLLQLGGDIFDTDMVIVDRTLTDICFDNTIVFGEAGPAFELRVELYSCCSEDDFSAGSTPRKLASKLSSSLGRSAGKKLRAAMEPGPCSPVSNGGASPLLLPVPSVPGPKYHLLAHTTLSLSHAQDSFRTHDLTISGNEECSYWLPLYGSVCCRLAAQPQCMTQQMMSGPLKVSLGGGPPSWTKVYAVLKGTSLSCYQRQEDVQDGGVDPAFTIAISKETRIRVSEKDAQGKAQNVCISNQYGGEDVTHILTTDSREETHRWMEAFWQHFYDMSQWKQCCDDLMKIEQPSPRKPTPVTPKQGSLYHEMVIESSDEFGSNVSDMLARRMQELALRSQLGTSPTWMSLFEENHPKSAGPPRPCSSRLADPQRLTRSPTSPPRAPLSSNASLTSDSDSHCSTSPCSRHHGWPEPSPGFSLSSPSRHRPRTLSLDAKLSTLRGRGYAGGGAFHYTCRPPPSSRSPLSQRSAQTALSGSTSSSSSSNSEGGHSPETSECAAFSRPSPARRSLRNLRARLDPRNWLQSQV